A part of Tardiphaga sp. vice304 genomic DNA contains:
- the soxZ gene encoding thiosulfate oxidation carrier complex protein SoxZ, with amino-acid sequence MASALINVPASAKRGDVIEIKTLMSHIMETGFRHTETGAVIPRNIITDFSCRYNGVEVFRAELFPAFSANPFIAFFTVATESGSFEFRWTGDNGFSETASASITVS; translated from the coding sequence ATGGCTTCCGCACTGATCAACGTCCCCGCCAGTGCGAAGCGCGGAGACGTCATCGAGATCAAGACCTTGATGTCGCACATCATGGAAACCGGTTTTCGCCACACCGAGACCGGCGCGGTCATCCCGCGCAACATCATCACCGACTTCAGTTGTCGCTATAACGGCGTCGAAGTGTTCCGCGCCGAGCTGTTTCCCGCATTCTCCGCGAATCCGTTCATCGCGTTCTTCACCGTTGCGACCGAGAGCGGTTCCTTCGAGTTTCGCTGGACCGGCGACAACGGTTTTTCGGAAACGGCATCGGCCAGCATCACCGTATCATGA
- a CDS encoding SoxY-related AACIE arm protein, translated as MPELHATRRQLLVIAGNAAVVSALSSVSWPARATPDAMKAAIRDVVKGAPVRPGKVKFDVPPLVENGNTVPITVSVTSPMTDADHVVSIHVFNEKNPQPNVGNFYLGPRAGRGQIATRIRLADTQTLTAIARLSDGSLWSTTADVVVTLAACTEEAS; from the coding sequence ATGCCCGAGCTTCACGCCACCCGTCGCCAGCTTCTTGTGATCGCGGGTAATGCCGCGGTCGTCAGCGCGCTGTCGAGCGTCTCCTGGCCTGCGAGGGCCACGCCGGACGCGATGAAGGCTGCCATTCGTGACGTCGTGAAAGGCGCGCCGGTGCGTCCCGGCAAGGTCAAGTTCGACGTGCCGCCTCTGGTGGAAAACGGCAACACGGTGCCGATCACGGTTTCGGTGACCAGCCCGATGACGGACGCCGACCATGTCGTCAGCATCCACGTCTTCAATGAGAAAAATCCGCAACCCAATGTCGGCAATTTCTATCTCGGCCCGCGCGCCGGCCGCGGCCAGATCGCGACCCGCATCCGGCTCGCCGATACGCAGACGCTGACGGCCATCGCCCGGCTGTCCGACGGCTCGCTCTGGTCGACCACGGCCGACGTCGTCGTCACGCTCGCCGCCTGCACCGAGGAGGCAAGCTGA
- the soxX gene encoding sulfur oxidation c-type cytochrome SoxX — translation MVLLAAAMVAMPAAARADELRPYAVVDDAIVASLTGTTGDPARGRAIVVNRQFTCLLCHSGPFAEQRFQGDLAPSLAGTGARWTEGQLRLRVVDAARLNAATIMPSYYRIDGLHRVGEAWRGKPILSAEQVEDVVAYLATLREP, via the coding sequence ATGGTGTTGCTGGCTGCGGCGATGGTTGCCATGCCGGCTGCTGCGCGTGCCGACGAATTGCGGCCTTATGCCGTGGTCGATGATGCGATCGTGGCGTCGTTGACCGGCACGACCGGCGATCCGGCGCGCGGGCGCGCCATTGTCGTCAACCGGCAGTTCACCTGCCTCTTGTGTCACAGCGGCCCGTTCGCCGAGCAGCGGTTCCAGGGCGACCTGGCGCCGAGCCTGGCCGGGACGGGGGCTCGCTGGACCGAAGGACAGTTGCGGCTGCGCGTGGTCGACGCGGCCCGCCTCAATGCGGCGACGATCATGCCGTCTTACTATAGGATCGACGGGCTGCACCGGGTCGGCGAGGCCTGGCGCGGCAAGCCGATCCTGTCCGCGGAGCAGGTCGAGGACGTGGTCGCCTATCTCGCGACGTTGCGCGAACCATGA
- a CDS encoding NAD(P)/FAD-dependent oxidoreductase, whose protein sequence is MNRTHTSRRQFLGSAAAASLALSMPAIAQASPRVVVIGGGFGGASCARALRQINPALQVTLVEANRTFTACPFSNEVIAGDRPMQAQQFGYDRVAADDIKVIIQAATKIDAQARSVGLADGTTLAYDRLVVSPGIELRFDALPSFDEAASARMPHAWKAGEQTLLLKRQLESMDDGGVVAISVPANPYRCPPGPYERASLIANYLKTTKPRSKLIILDAKDAFSKQRLFQNAWQELYPGIIEWVGLSQGGKVTSVEPAANTLVTEFARHTVQVANVIPPQRAGRIAEIAGVADRSGWCPIDPVSFESKLVPNIHVIGDACIGGGMPKSAFTANAQAKACAAAVVALLAGEAPTVPKLINTCYSLVAPDYGISIAGVYQPKNGLLTDVEGAGGVSPLEVPRDFRAREATYARRWYQTITAEAFG, encoded by the coding sequence ATGAATCGCACACACACATCCCGGCGGCAGTTTCTTGGCAGTGCGGCTGCCGCGTCGCTGGCGCTGTCGATGCCGGCCATCGCGCAGGCGTCGCCGCGGGTCGTGGTGATCGGCGGTGGCTTCGGCGGCGCCAGTTGCGCGCGGGCGCTGCGCCAGATCAATCCTGCACTGCAGGTCACGCTGGTGGAGGCGAACCGCACCTTCACCGCCTGTCCGTTCAGCAATGAAGTCATCGCCGGCGACCGTCCGATGCAGGCCCAGCAGTTCGGCTACGACAGGGTGGCGGCTGATGACATCAAGGTTATCATCCAGGCGGCGACAAAAATCGACGCGCAGGCGCGCAGCGTCGGTCTCGCTGACGGCACCACGCTCGCCTATGACCGCCTGGTGGTGTCGCCGGGCATTGAACTGCGCTTCGACGCGCTGCCGAGCTTTGACGAAGCCGCCAGCGCGCGCATGCCGCATGCGTGGAAAGCCGGCGAGCAGACGCTGCTGCTGAAGCGCCAACTGGAGTCGATGGACGATGGCGGCGTCGTCGCGATCTCGGTCCCCGCCAATCCGTATCGCTGCCCGCCGGGGCCTTACGAGCGCGCCAGCCTGATCGCAAACTATCTCAAGACAACGAAGCCGCGCTCTAAGCTGATCATCCTCGACGCCAAGGACGCGTTTTCCAAGCAGCGCCTGTTCCAGAATGCGTGGCAGGAGCTGTATCCCGGCATCATCGAATGGGTCGGGCTGTCGCAGGGTGGCAAGGTGACGTCCGTCGAGCCGGCGGCCAACACGCTGGTCACCGAGTTCGCCCGGCACACCGTGCAGGTCGCCAACGTCATTCCGCCGCAGCGTGCCGGACGTATCGCCGAGATCGCGGGCGTCGCTGACCGGTCCGGCTGGTGCCCGATCGATCCCGTCAGCTTCGAGTCCAAGCTGGTGCCGAACATCCATGTCATCGGCGATGCCTGCATCGGCGGCGGCATGCCGAAATCGGCCTTCACTGCCAACGCTCAGGCTAAGGCATGCGCGGCCGCCGTCGTGGCGCTGCTCGCCGGCGAGGCGCCGACGGTGCCGAAGCTGATCAATACCTGTTACAGTCTGGTTGCGCCGGACTATGGCATCTCGATTGCCGGCGTATACCAGCCGAAGAACGGCCTGCTCACCGACGTCGAAGGCGCCGGCGGCGTCAGTCCGCTGGAGGTGCCGCGCGACTTCCGCGCCCGCGAGGCGACCTATGCCCGGCGCTGGTATCAGACGATCACGGCGGAAGCCTTTGGATAA
- a CDS encoding c-type cytochrome has translation MKLMSVGWLATCLAVAGPAQAASPPPGAASCSGCHARHEDASSAIPGIFGRDPAEMLAALKSFKEGSKPATVMNRIAKGFSDDELQAIAAWLATQK, from the coding sequence ATGAAGCTGATGTCGGTCGGGTGGCTGGCGACGTGTCTGGCGGTGGCTGGTCCCGCGCAAGCGGCCTCGCCACCGCCCGGCGCGGCGTCGTGTTCGGGATGCCATGCGCGGCATGAGGACGCCTCATCTGCGATCCCCGGCATTTTCGGCCGCGACCCCGCCGAGATGCTTGCGGCCTTGAAATCGTTCAAGGAAGGCTCAAAGCCGGCGACGGTGATGAACCGCATTGCCAAGGGGTTTTCGGACGACGAGCTGCAGGCCATCGCGGCGTGGCTGGCAACCCAGAAGTAG
- a CDS encoding xanthine dehydrogenase family protein molybdopterin-binding subunit: protein MKQSPALNRRSFVLGAAAAGGGLAIGFDLPFGPKLVHAADGSPEVNAWVVIRPDDTVVVRIARSEMGQGTLTGLAQLVAEELECDWSKVTTEYPTPGQSVARKRVWGDFSTGGSRGVRSSHDYVRKGGAAARLMLVQAAANTWAAPAGECTTAKGVITHTPSGRSLTYGQVAEAAGKLQPPADVKLKDPKDWTIAGKPLKRLDTVEKTNGKMIYGADITMPGMLNAAIVDCPVFGGKLKSYDESKIVGMKGVKKVVRVGGSAVAVVADTWWHAKTALAALPVVWDEGDNAKVSSASIAKWLAEGLDLAQPAFAGHKVGDARAAIAGAAKVVEATYAYPYQNHATMEPMNATALYTADRCEVWTGTQNGEAVFAAVVEASGLPSDKCEVYKIMPGGGFGRRGMTDYVRQAVDIAKQMPGTPVKLMWSREEDMLHGRYHPTTQSKLVGAFDADNNLVGLHMRISGQSILASVRPDGMQNGMDPVAFQGLNASGEAAIGYTIPNLLVDHSMRNPHVPPGFWRGVNVNQNAIYLECFMDELALSVKQDPLEFRRKLMSKHPKHLAVLNAVAEKIGWTTPAPQGVFRGLCQHMGFGSYVAAAAEISVIDGNKIKIHRIVAATDPGHAVNPWQIDRQIAGSFVYGLSALFYGECTVKGGRIEQENFDTYQSMTMKEMPKVESILLPSGGFWGGVGEPTICVAAPAVLNAFFAATGKRIRTVPLKNHDIIFA from the coding sequence ATGAAGCAGTCTCCCGCCTTGAACCGCCGTTCGTTCGTGCTCGGCGCCGCTGCCGCAGGCGGCGGCCTGGCCATCGGTTTCGATCTGCCCTTCGGACCGAAACTCGTTCACGCCGCTGACGGCTCGCCCGAGGTCAATGCCTGGGTGGTGATCCGTCCCGACGATACCGTGGTCGTGCGCATCGCCCGTTCCGAGATGGGGCAGGGCACGCTGACGGGCCTGGCGCAGCTGGTCGCCGAGGAACTCGAATGCGACTGGTCGAAGGTGACGACGGAATATCCCACCCCCGGCCAGAGCGTCGCCCGCAAGCGCGTCTGGGGCGATTTCTCCACCGGCGGCAGCCGAGGCGTTCGTTCGTCGCATGACTATGTCCGCAAGGGCGGCGCCGCAGCAAGGCTGATGCTGGTACAGGCCGCCGCCAACACGTGGGCCGCGCCCGCCGGGGAATGCACGACCGCCAAAGGCGTCATCACCCACACGCCGTCCGGGCGCAGCTTGACCTACGGTCAGGTCGCGGAAGCCGCCGGCAAGTTGCAGCCGCCGGCCGACGTGAAATTGAAGGATCCGAAGGACTGGACCATCGCCGGCAAGCCGCTGAAGCGGCTCGATACGGTCGAGAAAACCAACGGCAAGATGATCTACGGCGCCGACATTACCATGCCGGGGATGCTCAATGCCGCGATCGTGGATTGCCCCGTGTTCGGCGGCAAGCTGAAGAGTTATGACGAATCCAAGATCGTCGGCATGAAGGGCGTCAAGAAGGTCGTGCGCGTCGGCGGCAGTGCCGTCGCCGTCGTGGCCGACACCTGGTGGCACGCCAAGACCGCGCTGGCCGCCCTGCCGGTCGTGTGGGACGAAGGCGACAATGCCAAGGTGTCCAGCGCCTCGATCGCGAAATGGCTGGCCGAGGGTCTCGATCTCGCGCAGCCGGCCTTTGCCGGCCACAAGGTCGGCGACGCCCGGGCGGCCATCGCGGGGGCGGCGAAAGTGGTGGAGGCGACCTACGCGTATCCCTACCAGAATCACGCCACGATGGAGCCGATGAACGCGACCGCGCTCTATACCGCGGACAGATGCGAAGTATGGACCGGCACCCAGAACGGCGAGGCGGTGTTTGCCGCCGTCGTCGAGGCGTCCGGCCTGCCGAGCGACAAGTGTGAGGTCTACAAGATCATGCCGGGCGGCGGCTTCGGTCGCCGCGGCATGACCGACTATGTCCGGCAGGCCGTTGACATTGCCAAGCAGATGCCCGGCACGCCGGTCAAGCTGATGTGGTCGCGCGAAGAGGACATGCTGCACGGCCGCTACCATCCAACCACGCAAAGCAAGCTGGTCGGTGCGTTCGACGCCGACAACAATCTGGTCGGCCTGCATATGCGGATTTCCGGCCAGTCGATCCTCGCCAGCGTCCGCCCGGACGGCATGCAGAACGGCATGGACCCCGTCGCCTTTCAGGGGCTCAACGCTAGCGGCGAGGCGGCGATCGGCTACACGATTCCGAACCTGCTGGTCGATCACTCGATGCGCAACCCGCACGTCCCGCCGGGCTTCTGGCGCGGCGTCAACGTCAACCAGAATGCGATCTATCTCGAATGCTTCATGGATGAACTCGCGCTGTCGGTGAAGCAGGATCCGCTCGAGTTCCGACGCAAGCTGATGTCGAAACATCCCAAGCATCTCGCGGTGTTGAATGCGGTGGCCGAGAAGATCGGCTGGACCACCCCGGCGCCGCAGGGCGTGTTCCGCGGCCTCTGCCAGCACATGGGCTTCGGCAGCTACGTGGCCGCGGCGGCCGAGATCTCTGTCATCGACGGCAACAAGATCAAGATCCACCGCATCGTCGCCGCCACCGATCCCGGCCACGCGGTCAATCCATGGCAGATCGACCGCCAGATCGCGGGGTCGTTCGTCTACGGGCTGTCGGCGCTGTTCTACGGCGAGTGCACCGTCAAGGGCGGCCGCATCGAGCAGGAGAATTTCGACACCTACCAATCCATGACCATGAAGGAAATGCCGAAGGTGGAGTCCATTCTGCTGCCGTCGGGCGGGTTCTGGGGCGGCGTCGGCGAACCGACGATCTGCGTCGCGGCGCCGGCGGTGCTCAACGCCTTCTTTGCCGCCACCGGCAAACGCATCCGAACGGTGCCGCTGAAGAACCACGACATCATCTTCGCATGA
- a CDS encoding (2Fe-2S)-binding protein yields MANLLINGKTYEVDAEPDMPLLWAIRENVGLTGTKYGCGIALCGACTVHVDGQQVRSCSLPLSEAVGKKITTIEGLAANGVMHKVQQAWIDHDVPQCGYCQSGMIMAVAALLETIPQPTDEDIDLAVTNICRCGTFQQVREAIHSAAGA; encoded by the coding sequence ATGGCAAACCTCCTGATCAACGGGAAGACCTACGAAGTCGATGCCGAGCCGGATATGCCGCTGTTGTGGGCGATCCGGGAGAACGTCGGGCTCACCGGAACCAAATATGGATGCGGCATTGCACTATGCGGCGCCTGCACGGTTCATGTCGACGGACAGCAGGTGCGCTCCTGCAGTCTGCCGCTCAGCGAAGCAGTCGGCAAAAAGATCACGACGATCGAAGGTCTGGCGGCCAACGGCGTGATGCATAAGGTGCAGCAGGCCTGGATCGACCACGATGTCCCGCAGTGCGGCTATTGCCAGAGCGGCATGATCATGGCCGTGGCGGCGCTGCTCGAGACGATCCCGCAGCCGACCGACGAGGATATCGACCTCGCGGTGACCAATATCTGCCGCTGCGGCACGTTCCAGCAGGTGCGGGAAGCCATTCATTCCGCGGCCGGCGCGTGA
- a CDS encoding RidA family protein: MTSKPAFQSSPTNPNIKEIQTIPERRPDMPYAPAIRVESPCGLLFISGATPSPLYHKHPHDISEHDHPNRIEDQTRRAMETIKTILDHEGLTWTDIVKVTKYLTDVRDQDGMVAVLKEYFGTWTPASTTICINQLSTPGARIELDMIAAFPAAK, translated from the coding sequence ATGACCAGCAAGCCAGCGTTTCAGTCCTCGCCGACCAATCCGAACATCAAGGAAATCCAGACCATCCCGGAACGGCGACCGGACATGCCCTATGCGCCAGCGATCCGGGTCGAAAGCCCCTGCGGGCTGTTGTTCATATCCGGCGCGACGCCGTCCCCGCTGTACCACAAGCATCCGCACGACATCAGCGAACACGACCACCCCAACCGGATCGAGGACCAGACAAGGCGGGCGATGGAGACCATCAAGACGATCCTCGACCACGAAGGCCTGACCTGGACCGACATCGTCAAGGTGACGAAGTACCTGACCGACGTCCGCGACCAGGACGGCATGGTCGCGGTGTTGAAAGAATATTTCGGCACCTGGACGCCCGCCAGCACCACGATCTGCATCAATCAGTTGTCGACGCCCGGCGCCCGGATCGAACTCGACATGATTGCCGCGTTTCCCGCTGCAAAGTGA
- a CDS encoding xanthine dehydrogenase family protein molybdopterin-binding subunit, whose translation MGVRYFGSGVRRVEDPRLITGQGRYLDDLAITGVLHAAFVRAAHAHARIVSVDPAAARQLPGVIAVYTAADLGELASKRLPHTVPVGNVRQPLNYQPLADREVCHVGVPIAVVIAESRAIAEDAAALVEVDYEVLDAVVDWRRALDAGAPRVHAESPDNAVASLHGRFGDVEKVFASAPHVFSETFEVHRGGCHSMECRGVVAMPDPMGDGLTVWTSTQMPHMVRRLIADHLGREERTVRVIAPDVGGGFGPKGVFYPEEIVLPLAALKLQRPVKWVEDRSEHFVATAQQRDQAWALEVAADADGRLLAVRGRCLHDNGGYVPYGLGAAVTSLAAFPGPYALQAVDIRIDIVFTNLVPNTPVRGAGRPTTCFVLERLADRVARELSLDPAEVRRRSFVRKDQFPYLTGMNARDGSPITYDSGDYHACLEAVLDRAGGDFAERQAAALAKGRYLGRGIASYTEDTGLAPFEGATIRVEPSGKVVIFTGAASQGQGHATIFAQICADILGVRLEDIVVEAADTAKFPLGIGAIASRTAVTAGSSVHQAAVAVRAKALKVASEMLEASEADLVLEDGAVRVVGAAGLHVPLSQIASRLNGMSGIPIVPGVEPGLSATAYYEARKNTFANGTHLSEVEVAIDTGRVEITRYVVGHDCGLLINPMLVDGQVRGGVVHGIGNALFERMIYDEAGQPVTTTYADYLLPTAPEVPRIEIIHIQSPSPLNPIGVKGAGEGGTIPAAACIIAAIENALAPFGIRVNEHPVSPARLRQLIRAAMPAGHMAGATI comes from the coding sequence ATGGGCGTGCGCTACTTCGGATCCGGCGTGCGTCGGGTCGAGGATCCCAGGCTGATCACCGGGCAGGGTCGCTATCTCGACGATCTCGCCATCACCGGCGTGCTGCATGCCGCCTTCGTGCGCGCTGCCCATGCGCATGCGCGCATCGTCAGCGTCGATCCCGCGGCGGCGCGACAACTGCCCGGTGTCATCGCCGTCTACACCGCGGCGGATCTCGGAGAGCTTGCCAGCAAACGGCTGCCGCATACGGTTCCTGTCGGCAATGTCCGGCAGCCCCTGAACTACCAGCCACTCGCCGATCGCGAAGTCTGCCACGTCGGCGTGCCGATCGCCGTGGTGATCGCCGAGAGCCGCGCGATCGCCGAGGATGCCGCGGCGCTGGTCGAGGTCGATTACGAGGTGCTCGACGCCGTCGTCGACTGGCGCCGGGCGCTCGATGCCGGCGCGCCGCGCGTTCATGCGGAATCGCCGGACAATGCGGTGGCCTCGCTGCATGGCCGTTTCGGCGACGTCGAAAAGGTTTTTGCGAGTGCGCCGCATGTGTTCTCGGAAACTTTCGAGGTGCACCGCGGCGGCTGCCACTCGATGGAATGCCGCGGCGTCGTGGCGATGCCGGACCCGATGGGCGACGGTCTGACGGTATGGACGTCGACCCAGATGCCGCACATGGTGCGGCGTCTGATCGCGGATCATCTCGGCCGCGAGGAGCGCACGGTGCGCGTGATCGCGCCGGACGTCGGCGGCGGCTTCGGCCCCAAGGGTGTGTTCTACCCTGAGGAAATCGTGCTGCCGCTGGCGGCGTTGAAGCTGCAGCGCCCGGTCAAATGGGTCGAGGATCGCAGCGAGCATTTCGTGGCCACCGCGCAGCAGCGCGACCAGGCTTGGGCACTCGAGGTCGCGGCCGATGCCGACGGGCGCCTGCTGGCCGTTCGCGGCCGCTGCCTGCACGACAATGGCGGCTACGTTCCCTACGGCCTCGGCGCGGCGGTGACGTCGCTGGCAGCGTTTCCAGGCCCCTATGCGCTGCAGGCGGTGGATATCAGGATCGATATCGTGTTCACCAATCTGGTGCCCAACACGCCGGTGCGTGGCGCAGGCCGTCCCACCACCTGCTTCGTGCTGGAACGGCTGGCCGATCGCGTGGCGCGCGAATTGTCGCTCGATCCCGCCGAGGTGCGGCGGCGCAGCTTCGTGCGCAAGGACCAGTTCCCCTACCTCACCGGCATGAACGCGCGCGACGGTTCGCCGATCACCTATGACAGCGGCGATTATCATGCATGCCTGGAGGCCGTGCTGGACCGTGCCGGCGGCGATTTCGCCGAACGGCAGGCGGCGGCGCTGGCCAAGGGTCGCTATCTCGGCCGCGGCATTGCGAGCTACACCGAGGATACCGGGCTGGCGCCGTTCGAAGGCGCGACCATTCGCGTCGAGCCGAGCGGCAAGGTCGTCATCTTCACCGGCGCGGCGAGCCAGGGACAGGGGCACGCCACGATCTTTGCGCAGATCTGCGCCGACATTCTCGGCGTGCGCCTCGAGGATATCGTCGTCGAAGCCGCGGACACCGCGAAGTTTCCGCTGGGCATCGGCGCCATTGCCAGCCGCACCGCGGTGACCGCGGGATCTTCGGTGCATCAGGCCGCCGTTGCCGTGCGCGCCAAGGCGCTGAAGGTGGCGAGCGAGATGCTCGAAGCTTCCGAAGCCGATCTGGTGCTGGAGGACGGCGCGGTACGGGTGGTCGGCGCCGCCGGACTGCATGTGCCGCTCAGCCAGATTGCCTCGCGCCTGAACGGCATGAGCGGCATCCCGATCGTGCCCGGGGTCGAGCCGGGCCTTTCGGCCACGGCCTATTATGAAGCGCGCAAGAACACCTTTGCCAACGGGACGCATCTCTCCGAAGTGGAAGTCGCTATCGACACCGGCCGGGTCGAGATCACCCGCTATGTGGTGGGGCATGATTGCGGTCTGCTGATTAATCCGATGCTGGTCGACGGCCAGGTGCGCGGCGGCGTCGTCCACGGCATCGGCAACGCGCTGTTCGAGCGCATGATCTATGACGAGGCCGGTCAGCCGGTCACGACGACCTATGCCGACTATCTGCTGCCGACGGCGCCGGAAGTGCCGCGGATCGAAATCATCCACATCCAGTCGCCGTCGCCGCTGAACCCGATCGGGGTCAAGGGCGCGGGCGAGGGCGGCACCATCCCTGCGGCGGCCTGCATCATCGCCGCGATCGAGAATGCGCTTGCGCCATTCGGCATTCGCGTCAACGAGCACCCGGTCTCGCCGGCGCGGCTGCGCCAGTTGATCAGGGCGGCAATGCCCGCCGGCCACATGGCGGGCGCCACCATTTGA
- a CDS encoding (2Fe-2S)-binding protein, giving the protein MTSQPAQNDGDDCPALERVRLTVNGRLFEADVEPRRHLGDLLRHDLKLTGTHIGCEHGICGACTVIVNGAPVRSCLMFAGQAHGATIVTIEGLAAPDGTLHPIQQAFWDRHGLQCGFCTPGMMMTIKAVLADIPDADEAAIRDAISGNLCRCTGYETIVDAALDAARALRGNV; this is encoded by the coding sequence ATGACCTCGCAGCCGGCGCAGAACGATGGCGATGATTGCCCCGCTCTGGAGCGTGTTCGGCTCACCGTCAACGGCCGGCTGTTCGAAGCTGACGTCGAGCCGCGACGCCATCTCGGCGATCTGCTCCGCCATGACCTGAAGCTGACCGGCACCCATATCGGCTGCGAACACGGCATATGCGGTGCCTGCACGGTGATCGTCAACGGCGCGCCGGTTCGCTCCTGCCTGATGTTCGCGGGGCAGGCCCATGGCGCCACTATCGTGACCATCGAAGGATTGGCTGCGCCCGACGGCACGCTGCATCCGATCCAGCAGGCGTTCTGGGACCGCCACGGCCTGCAGTGCGGCTTCTGCACGCCCGGCATGATGATGACGATCAAGGCCGTGCTCGCGGACATCCCGGATGCCGACGAGGCCGCGATCCGCGACGCGATCTCCGGCAATCTGTGCCGCTGTACGGGCTACGAGACTATCGTCGATGCCGCGCTGGATGCCGCTCGCGCGCTGCGGGGAAACGTCTGA
- a CDS encoding amino acid synthesis family protein → MEIRRLTTIKDVIYFEGGQAAYAPVTRVAACAVIANPLAGRAQDDLEELIGFGADLGELLVREALTVLPRPAISYGKAAIVGTSGDLEHAAAILHPRMGKPMRAAIGGGQAIIPSNVKIGAVGATIDVPLGDKDDVWVFDQFDTLSVMVANAPRPDEILVIVALADGGRPRARVKKPS, encoded by the coding sequence ATGGAAATCCGAAGGCTCACCACGATCAAGGACGTGATCTATTTCGAAGGCGGACAGGCTGCGTACGCGCCGGTGACGCGCGTCGCCGCCTGCGCCGTGATTGCCAATCCGCTCGCTGGCCGCGCCCAGGACGACCTCGAAGAACTGATCGGCTTCGGCGCCGATCTCGGCGAGCTCCTGGTGCGCGAGGCGCTGACAGTTCTGCCGCGGCCGGCGATCTCCTACGGAAAGGCCGCGATCGTCGGCACCTCCGGCGATCTTGAGCATGCCGCCGCGATACTGCATCCGCGGATGGGCAAGCCGATGCGGGCGGCGATCGGTGGCGGGCAGGCGATCATACCATCCAACGTCAAGATCGGCGCGGTCGGCGCGACCATCGATGTGCCGCTCGGCGACAAGGACGACGTCTGGGTTTTCGACCAGTTCGATACGTTGAGCGTCATGGTGGCCAATGCGCCGCGGCCGGACGAGATCCTCGTCATCGTGGCGCTGGCTGACGGCGGGCGGCCCCGCGCGCGGGTGAAGAAGCCGTCATGA
- a CDS encoding amidohydrolase family protein: MITDIHCHFVPDEFFRFAQARDEFAIRIKRREGDLVDLDIRGMHFGLNTTFFEMDKQRERMQRDGVERTILSLATPFIDYYLDAKVATEAARVFNDSLASAIAPDRTRFGGWALLPMQDPQAAATELRRCVRDHGFVGGHIASNVRGVYLHDERFEPIFQAAVDLNVPLFVHPADPLGKDRTREYELTIVAGYLFDNTINILKMICSGFLDRWPTLKLVCAHAGAFSPVLRARMQREVDTNPALSSTLTMPVGDYLRRLYFDTICFEPAILRYVADVVPVEHLMLGSDAPFPLGEPDPVNFVKNALPADQVELILRRNFDRMLEA, from the coding sequence ATGATCACCGACATTCACTGCCATTTCGTCCCGGACGAATTCTTTCGCTTCGCGCAGGCTCGCGACGAATTCGCGATCCGGATCAAGCGGCGGGAGGGCGATCTCGTTGATCTCGATATCCGCGGCATGCATTTCGGGCTTAACACGACGTTTTTCGAGATGGACAAGCAGCGCGAGCGGATGCAGCGCGACGGCGTGGAGCGGACCATCCTGTCGCTGGCGACGCCGTTCATCGACTATTACCTCGACGCCAAAGTCGCGACCGAGGCGGCGCGGGTGTTCAACGATTCGCTGGCATCGGCCATCGCCCCGGACCGGACCCGGTTCGGTGGCTGGGCGTTGCTGCCGATGCAGGACCCGCAGGCTGCAGCAACGGAATTGCGCCGTTGCGTGCGCGATCACGGCTTTGTCGGCGGCCACATCGCGTCCAACGTGCGCGGCGTCTATCTGCACGATGAACGCTTCGAGCCGATCTTCCAGGCTGCAGTAGATCTCAACGTGCCGCTGTTCGTGCATCCCGCCGATCCGCTAGGCAAGGACCGCACCCGCGAATACGAACTGACCATTGTCGCCGGCTATCTGTTCGACAACACCATCAACATCCTGAAGATGATCTGCTCCGGCTTTCTCGACCGCTGGCCGACGCTGAAGCTGGTCTGCGCCCATGCCGGCGCATTCAGTCCGGTGCTGCGGGCGCGGATGCAGCGCGAGGTCGACACCAATCCGGCGTTGTCGAGCACGCTGACCATGCCGGTGGGCGACTATCTGCGCCGGTTGTATTTCGACACCATCTGCTTTGAGCCAGCAATCCTGCGCTATGTCGCCGACGTGGTGCCGGTCGAGCATCTGATGCTCGGCAGCGACGCGCCGTTTCCGCTGGGCGAACCGGATCCCGTCAACTTCGTCAAAAATGCCTTGCCGGCCGATCAGGTCGAGCTGATCCTGCGCCGCAACTTCGACCGCATGCTGGAGGCTTGA